Proteins from one Mucilaginibacter jinjuensis genomic window:
- a CDS encoding WD40 repeat domain-containing protein, with the protein MKAEQAFELTGHQNPIFSAELSQKPGLLFTAGNDKGLVEWSLTKQEFIKVMFPVPGSVYAIHCPVGFPLMFAGMRNGQVLVFDFIEQKIITTLKQHSRPIFDIKSIPNKSELLIASEDGSVSVWNLKDLGLLHTIKVSSDTVRSIAISPNQQQMALGCRDNSVRVYNTEDYSPVTTLADHTMAVFTTEYTKDGRYILSGARDAQIKVWDTTTFELVKNIPAHLFAVNHILSHPTRPYFATASMDKSIKIWGADDFKLYKIISREKGYACHLLSINKLAWDGDQLISVSDDKRVLGWDIAF; encoded by the coding sequence ATGAAAGCAGAACAAGCATTTGAACTTACCGGGCATCAAAACCCCATTTTTTCGGCCGAGCTATCTCAAAAACCTGGTTTACTATTTACAGCCGGTAATGATAAAGGTTTAGTTGAATGGAGTTTAACCAAGCAGGAATTCATCAAGGTAATGTTCCCGGTGCCGGGTTCTGTTTATGCTATCCATTGCCCGGTTGGGTTTCCATTAATGTTTGCCGGTATGCGTAACGGGCAGGTTTTGGTTTTCGATTTCATTGAGCAAAAAATTATTACCACATTAAAGCAGCACAGTAGGCCAATCTTTGATATTAAATCAATCCCCAATAAAAGCGAACTCCTGATCGCATCAGAAGATGGTTCTGTTTCCGTTTGGAACCTCAAGGATCTTGGTTTACTGCATACCATTAAAGTATCATCTGATACCGTTCGCTCTATCGCCATATCGCCTAATCAGCAACAAATGGCCTTGGGTTGCAGGGATAACAGTGTAAGGGTTTATAACACGGAAGATTATTCGCCGGTAACTACACTTGCAGATCATACCATGGCTGTATTCACCACCGAGTACACCAAAGATGGCCGCTACATTTTATCCGGTGCGCGTGATGCCCAAATTAAGGTTTGGGATACTACTACTTTCGAATTGGTGAAAAATATTCCGGCTCACCTGTTTGCTGTGAATCATATTCTATCGCATCCTACCCGCCCGTATTTTGCCACAGCAAGTATGGATAAATCAATTAAAATTTGGGGTGCCGATGATTTTAAACTGTATAAGATCATCAGCCGCGAAAAAGGTTACGCATGCCACCTCCTATCCATCAACAAACTCGCCTGGGATGGCGATCAACTGATCTCTGTTAGTGACGATAAGCGCGTGCTCGGTTGGGATATCGCTTTTTAA
- the bla gene encoding class A beta-lactamase, subclass A2, with amino-acid sequence MLKSIFANALLICAVGVFACNAQSVALRNNIAEIAKESKGKVGVSMLNLETGDKLSLAGRDHFPMQSVMKYPIAITVLHEIDKGHFKIDQLIHIDKADYFDTYSPLKDKHPEGNFDISIRELLSYMVSLSDNVACDVLLKTLGGPNKVTAYMHSIGIKNIAVVASEYQMAQAWDVQFTNWVQPSEIIHLLKVSFKSDFLSPASHAYLWKILQETSTGPKQIKGLLPAGTIVYHKTGRSGTNEQGISAATNDIGIITLPNGNHLAIAIFVCNSPADMATRESVIAHIAKAAYDEAVK; translated from the coding sequence ATGCTGAAGAGTATCTTTGCCAATGCCTTGCTCATTTGTGCTGTTGGTGTTTTCGCCTGCAATGCGCAGTCTGTAGCACTTAGAAATAACATTGCCGAAATTGCAAAGGAATCTAAAGGCAAGGTTGGTGTTTCTATGCTTAATCTCGAAACGGGTGATAAATTGTCACTTGCAGGTCGCGATCATTTTCCGATGCAAAGCGTAATGAAGTATCCTATTGCAATTACTGTTTTGCACGAAATAGATAAAGGACATTTCAAGATTGATCAGTTAATCCATATCGATAAAGCCGACTACTTCGATACCTACAGCCCACTTAAAGACAAGCATCCCGAAGGTAATTTCGATATTTCGATAAGGGAATTGTTAAGCTATATGGTTTCATTGAGCGATAATGTAGCTTGCGATGTGCTGCTTAAAACGCTTGGCGGCCCCAATAAAGTTACCGCTTACATGCACAGCATCGGTATTAAAAATATAGCTGTGGTAGCTTCAGAATACCAGATGGCACAAGCCTGGGATGTGCAATTTACCAATTGGGTGCAACCAAGCGAGATCATCCATTTGCTTAAGGTTTCGTTTAAGTCCGATTTTCTATCTCCGGCAAGCCATGCTTACCTGTGGAAAATTTTACAGGAAACTTCTACCGGGCCCAAGCAAATCAAAGGCTTATTACCTGCGGGCACTATAGTTTATCATAAAACCGGTCGTTCGGGTACCAATGAGCAGGGTATCAGCGCTGCAACTAATGATATTGGCATTATTACCTTGCCTAACGGTAATCACCTTGCAATTGCAATATTTGTTTGCAATTCACCGGCAGATATGGCCACCCGCGAGTCGGTAATTGCGCATATTGCCAAAGCTGCTTACGATGAAGCTGTTAAATAA
- the hisG gene encoding ATP phosphoribosyltransferase, giving the protein MKTLKIAIQKSGRLNEKSVELLKNCGLNFENYKSSLISPVSNFPLEILFLRDDDIPEYVQDGIADLGIVGENVIQETEVEVNYLQRLGFGKCALKIAITNSSDITDLQHLNGKSIATTYPAILGKFLKENKIQSEIRNISGSVEIAPGLGLADAICDLVSTGGTLKSNGLKPFADVMSSEAVLIGRNGDEDNVLIQELIQRIQSVLRAKETKYVVLNIHRDNLPKIMNLLPGVKSPTIVPLAEADWVAVHTVIPERDFWDRISSLKQAGAEGIVVMPIEKIIL; this is encoded by the coding sequence TTGAAAACATTAAAAATAGCGATCCAAAAATCGGGTCGGCTCAACGAAAAGTCCGTTGAACTGCTTAAAAATTGTGGCTTGAATTTCGAGAACTACAAAAGTTCATTGATCTCGCCGGTGTCTAACTTCCCCCTGGAAATCCTTTTTCTTCGCGATGACGATATCCCCGAATACGTACAGGATGGCATTGCCGATCTGGGTATTGTGGGCGAAAACGTGATCCAGGAAACTGAGGTTGAGGTTAACTACCTGCAACGTTTAGGTTTTGGTAAATGCGCATTAAAAATTGCCATTACCAATAGCAGCGATATTACCGATCTGCAACATTTAAACGGCAAATCAATAGCCACCACCTACCCTGCTATTTTGGGTAAGTTTTTAAAAGAGAATAAGATCCAGTCAGAGATCCGTAACATTTCAGGCTCGGTGGAGATTGCTCCGGGTTTGGGATTGGCTGATGCCATCTGCGATTTAGTATCAACCGGTGGTACATTGAAAAGCAATGGGTTGAAACCTTTTGCTGATGTGATGTCGTCTGAAGCAGTTTTAATTGGCCGTAACGGTGATGAAGACAATGTTTTGATCCAGGAGCTGATTCAACGCATTCAATCTGTATTACGTGCTAAGGAAACTAAATACGTGGTATTGAATATCCACCGCGATAATTTGCCTAAGATTATGAATTTGCTACCGGGTGTAAAAAGCCCTACTATAGTACCATTGGCCGAGGCTGACTGGGTAGCAGTACATACCGTAATCCCCGAGCGCGACTTTTGGGACCGCATTAGCAGCCTGAAACAAGCCGGCGCCGAAGGTATTGTGGTGATGCCGATAGAAAAGATCATTCTATAA
- the hisIE gene encoding bifunctional phosphoribosyl-AMP cyclohydrolase/phosphoribosyl-ATP diphosphatase HisIE, whose protein sequence is MEIDFDKTDGLVPVVIQDAQTLEVLMLGYMNAEAYQKTIKENIVTFFSRSKNRLWTKGETSGNFLHVQSVHIDCDKDTVLIKVRPQGVTCHTGARSCFDTAYNQNFILELENIIRNRYEEPQEGSYVNKLRKKGLNKIAQKVGEEAVETVIAALAETEVDMINESSDLVFHLLVLLREKGLSLETIAKNLEARHK, encoded by the coding sequence ATGGAAATAGATTTCGATAAAACCGACGGACTGGTTCCGGTTGTGATACAGGATGCACAAACCCTTGAGGTGTTGATGCTGGGCTACATGAATGCCGAAGCATACCAGAAAACCATCAAAGAAAATATAGTTACTTTCTTTTCCCGCTCAAAAAACCGTTTGTGGACTAAGGGCGAAACCAGCGGTAATTTCTTACACGTACAAAGCGTGCATATTGATTGCGATAAAGATACGGTGCTGATTAAAGTACGCCCGCAAGGCGTTACCTGCCATACCGGCGCGCGCAGCTGCTTCGATACTGCTTACAACCAAAACTTCATTCTGGAGCTGGAGAACATCATCCGCAACCGTTATGAAGAACCGCAGGAAGGATCGTATGTTAACAAACTCCGCAAAAAAGGCCTCAATAAAATAGCCCAAAAAGTTGGAGAAGAGGCTGTCGAAACTGTAATAGCTGCTTTAGCTGAGACCGAAGTGGATATGATCAACGAGTCATCAGACCTTGTTTTCCACTTATTAGTTTTGCTGCGCGAAAAAGGCTTATCGTTAGAAACCATCGCCAAAAATCTGGAAGCAAGACATAAATAG
- the hisB gene encoding bifunctional histidinol-phosphatase/imidazoleglycerol-phosphate dehydratase HisB, translated as MIGPQKILFIDRDGTLIKECADEQIDSFYKLEFYNKALQYLPRIAAELDFKLVMVTNQDGLGTVSHPDENFFPVQDLVIKTFANEGVVFSAVHIDRTFPYQNAPTRKPGTGMLTEYFDAEKYDLQGSFVIGDRKNDVLLAKNLGAKAIWLNNHSGLGAKEFTEEENAAVKETVALETTDWQKIYEFLKLGERVAERRRTTKETDIFIKINLDGTGEAKINTGLHFFDHMLDQIARHGSIDLEVDAKGDLHIDEHHTIEDTAIALGEVFATALGDKRGIERYGFCLPMDDCLAQAAIDFGGRNWLVWDADFKREKVGDVPTEMFLHFFKSFSDASKSNLNIKAEGQNEHHKIEAIFKAFAKAIKMAVRRDANNMVLPSTKGML; from the coding sequence ATGATCGGCCCGCAAAAAATATTGTTTATAGATAGAGATGGTACTCTGATTAAAGAGTGTGCCGACGAGCAGATAGATTCGTTCTATAAGCTCGAGTTCTACAACAAAGCCCTGCAATACCTGCCACGCATAGCTGCCGAGCTTGATTTTAAGCTGGTAATGGTAACCAATCAGGATGGTTTAGGAACAGTAAGCCACCCCGACGAGAACTTTTTCCCGGTACAGGATCTGGTCATCAAAACCTTTGCTAACGAAGGTGTAGTATTTTCTGCTGTACACATCGACCGCACATTTCCTTACCAAAACGCCCCTACCCGAAAACCGGGTACTGGTATGCTAACTGAATATTTCGATGCTGAAAAGTATGATCTGCAAGGATCATTCGTAATCGGCGATCGTAAAAACGATGTGCTGCTGGCTAAAAACCTGGGCGCAAAAGCTATATGGTTAAACAATCACTCAGGCTTAGGTGCAAAGGAATTTACGGAAGAAGAAAACGCAGCAGTTAAAGAAACTGTAGCCTTAGAAACTACCGATTGGCAAAAGATTTACGAGTTTTTAAAATTGGGTGAGCGTGTGGCAGAACGCCGCCGCACCACCAAAGAAACTGATATTTTTATCAAAATTAATCTGGATGGTACAGGTGAAGCGAAGATAAATACTGGTTTGCATTTCTTCGATCACATGCTTGATCAGATTGCCCGCCACGGCAGCATCGATCTGGAAGTTGATGCCAAAGGCGATCTGCATATCGATGAACATCATACGATAGAAGATACCGCCATCGCTTTAGGCGAGGTTTTTGCGACAGCATTGGGCGATAAACGTGGTATTGAGCGTTATGGTTTCTGCCTGCCGATGGACGATTGCCTGGCGCAGGCGGCGATAGACTTTGGCGGCCGCAACTGGCTGGTTTGGGATGCAGATTTTAAACGCGAAAAAGTGGGCGATGTACCTACAGAGATGTTCTTGCATTTCTTTAAGTCGTTCTCAGATGCATCAAAATCAAACCTTAACATCAAAGCCGAAGGCCAGAACGAACACCACAAAATAGAAGCAATATTTAAAGCCTTTGCCAAAGCAATTAAAATGGCCGTTCGCAGGGACGCAAATAATATGGTTTTACCAAGCACCAAGGGGATGCTTTAA
- a CDS encoding D-glycero-alpha-D-manno-heptose-1,7-bisphosphate 7-phosphatase: MSEKNKAVFLDRDGVLNQEMGDYVCKFEDFHVLEHNFATLKELQDRGYMLIVATNQGGIAKSWYTEEQLAEMHAHLRKLYAEHGVEFTDIYYCPHHPNFTGDCDCRKPKPGLLLRGIAEHNIDPAKSYFIGDRERDVEAGTAAGVKGILINSDQPISEILDQIA, encoded by the coding sequence ATGTCAGAAAAAAATAAAGCTGTTTTTTTAGATCGCGATGGTGTTCTGAACCAGGAGATGGGCGATTACGTTTGCAAGTTTGAAGACTTTCACGTTCTCGAACATAACTTCGCCACGCTGAAAGAACTGCAAGACCGTGGTTATATGCTGATTGTGGCCACCAACCAGGGCGGTATTGCCAAAAGCTGGTATACCGAAGAGCAGCTGGCCGAAATGCATGCACACCTGCGCAAACTTTACGCCGAACACGGTGTTGAGTTTACTGATATATACTATTGCCCGCATCATCCTAACTTTACCGGCGATTGCGATTGCCGCAAACCTAAACCGGGTTTACTGTTAAGAGGGATTGCAGAGCATAATATCGACCCGGCTAAATCATACTTTATTGGCGACCGTGAGCGCGATGTAGAAGCAGGTACAGCCGCAGGCGTAAAAGGTATCCTGATTAACAGCGATCAGCCGATTAGTGAGATACTTGATCAAATAGCTTAA
- the hisC gene encoding histidinol-phosphate transaminase: MFDINKIIRPNIKNLVPYSSARDEFKGEASVYLDANENAFGSPLDKAYNRYPDPMQYQVKMRLSAIKGVPARNIFLGNGSDEAIDILFRAFCNPGADNVILVPPTYGMYEVSANINDVETRKVSLTEEYQLNVEGISEAIDKNTKLIFICSPNNPTGNSINRDDIETLLANFNGIVVVDEAYINFSRQKTFIQELTEYANLVVMQTLSKAWGLAGLRIGMAFASEEIIEVMNKVKPPYNINEASQQLALQALQNTDLVNLWIKELLAERDKLVLKLKDMDFVLDIYPSDANFILVKTTDANGIYDFLVQHGIIVRNRTKVELCEGSLRITVGTPEENQKLLETLQQYK, encoded by the coding sequence ATGTTCGACATTAATAAAATAATTCGACCAAATATTAAAAACCTGGTTCCCTACTCATCAGCACGTGACGAGTTTAAGGGCGAAGCCAGCGTATACCTGGATGCTAACGAAAACGCATTCGGTTCGCCGTTGGATAAAGCATATAATCGCTATCCCGACCCGATGCAGTACCAGGTTAAAATGCGCTTAAGCGCCATTAAAGGTGTACCTGCCCGCAACATCTTTCTGGGTAATGGCAGTGATGAAGCTATCGATATCCTGTTCCGCGCTTTTTGCAATCCCGGTGCGGATAATGTGATCCTGGTACCTCCTACTTATGGCATGTACGAGGTTTCGGCCAATATCAATGATGTAGAAACCCGCAAGGTTTCATTAACAGAAGAGTACCAACTGAATGTTGAAGGTATTTCTGAAGCCATCGATAAAAACACCAAATTGATCTTCATCTGCTCGCCCAACAACCCAACAGGTAACTCCATCAACCGCGATGATATTGAAACCCTGCTGGCCAATTTTAATGGCATTGTGGTGGTTGATGAAGCTTATATCAACTTCAGCCGTCAAAAAACCTTTATTCAGGAACTGACTGAATATGCTAACCTTGTGGTTATGCAAACGCTCTCGAAAGCATGGGGATTAGCGGGATTACGCATCGGTATGGCCTTTGCCAGCGAAGAAATTATTGAGGTGATGAATAAGGTTAAACCACCTTATAACATCAATGAAGCGTCGCAGCAGTTAGCGCTCCAGGCTTTACAAAATACTGATCTGGTAAACCTCTGGATCAAAGAACTTCTGGCTGAGCGCGATAAACTGGTTTTAAAACTGAAGGATATGGATTTCGTGCTGGATATTTACCCATCAGATGCCAACTTCATTTTAGTTAAAACTACTGATGCTAACGGGATATATGACTTCCTGGTACAGCATGGCATCATTGTGCGTAACCGTACCAAGGTTGAATTGTGCGAAGGTTCGTTACGAATTACGGTAGGAACACCTGAAGAAAACCAAAAATTATTAGAAACTTTACAGCAATACAAATAA
- the hisF gene encoding imidazole glycerol phosphate synthase subunit HisF translates to MLAKRIIPCLDVKDGRTVKGVNFVDLRDAGDPVELAWNYSRQGADELVFLDITATHERRKTMIEMVKAVARQINIPFTIGGGIVEIADADALLSAGADKISINSAAVRNPGFIDELAKAFGVQFVVVAVDTRHDGNANIVHLNGGRIPTEKETLDWILEAESRGAGEILLTSMDHDGTKAGFDNNLLKVVNDAVNIPVIASGGAGSVQHFVDVFQKTNVDAALAASVFHYGQILIPDLKSELRKQNINVR, encoded by the coding sequence ATGCTCGCAAAACGAATTATCCCCTGCCTTGATGTAAAAGATGGCCGTACGGTTAAAGGTGTAAACTTTGTAGACCTGCGCGATGCCGGCGACCCGGTTGAACTGGCCTGGAACTACTCGCGCCAAGGCGCCGATGAACTGGTTTTTCTGGACATAACCGCCACGCACGAACGTCGCAAAACCATGATTGAAATGGTGAAGGCTGTAGCACGTCAAATCAATATACCGTTTACTATTGGTGGTGGCATTGTAGAAATTGCCGATGCTGATGCTTTACTTAGCGCCGGTGCCGATAAAATTTCAATTAACTCTGCTGCTGTACGTAATCCCGGTTTTATTGATGAACTGGCTAAAGCCTTTGGTGTGCAGTTTGTTGTGGTTGCAGTTGATACCCGTCATGATGGTAACGCCAACATTGTGCACTTAAACGGTGGACGAATCCCAACCGAAAAAGAAACTTTAGACTGGATTTTAGAAGCCGAAAGCCGTGGCGCAGGTGAGATTTTGCTTACTTCAATGGATCATGACGGCACTAAAGCAGGTTTTGATAATAACTTACTAAAAGTGGTTAATGATGCTGTGAATATCCCGGTTATTGCTTCGGGTGGCGCGGGCAGTGTGCAGCACTTTGTGGATGTATTCCAAAAAACTAATGTAGATGCGGCTTTGGCAGCTTCTGTGTTTCATTACGGACAGATTTTGATCCCTGATCTGAAATCGGAATTAAGGAAACAGAACATTAACGTACGATAA
- the hisH gene encoding imidazole glycerol phosphate synthase subunit HisH produces MIGIVRYGAGNIFSLTSALDRLGIAYGMINEEADFDQFDRYIIPGVGHAGAAMTKLVNTGLVPKIKALQKPTLGICVGMQLLTEHSEEGDSELLNIIPVKTLKFKEEPGFKVPHTGWNNVFAQEGNPLFENIPAGAHFYFVHSYYIEYNNAYTLASTNYINNFSASIWHNNFFGVQFHPEKSGEYGETLLKNFSNI; encoded by the coding sequence ATGATAGGAATAGTACGTTACGGTGCGGGGAACATTTTCTCCTTGACTTCGGCATTAGACAGGCTGGGCATTGCCTATGGCATGATCAATGAAGAGGCTGATTTTGACCAATTTGATCGCTATATTATCCCCGGAGTAGGACACGCCGGTGCAGCTATGACCAAACTGGTAAACACCGGGCTTGTGCCAAAAATTAAAGCACTTCAAAAGCCAACTTTGGGTATTTGTGTAGGTATGCAGCTGCTAACCGAGCATTCTGAAGAAGGAGATTCTGAACTCCTGAATATCATCCCCGTAAAAACCCTTAAATTTAAAGAAGAGCCCGGTTTTAAAGTCCCGCACACGGGCTGGAACAATGTATTTGCGCAGGAAGGCAACCCACTTTTTGAAAATATTCCTGCGGGCGCTCATTTTTACTTTGTACATTCATACTATATTGAATATAATAACGCTTATACTTTAGCGTCAACCAATTATATCAATAATTTTTCGGCATCAATTTGGCATAACAATTTTTTTGGCGTGCAATTTCATCCCGAAAAATCGGGCGAGTACGGCGAAACATTACTTAAAAACTTTTCAAATATTTAA
- the hisD gene encoding histidinol dehydrogenase encodes MLRIYNYQDLNTDDLQQLVQRNVDPANEIRSIVETIIETVREHGDNALLDYAHKFDKVKLDKLYLDKAELSELANALQPEQKEALKTAYNNIYKFHQAQLGKEDKIETMPGVTCWRELRPIEKVGLYIPGGSAVLPSTFLMLGIPARIAGCKEIVVCSPPQKSGKVNAFIAYVAELLDIDRIYFAGGAQAIAAMAYGTESIAKVDKIFGPGNQFVTKAKTIIQSTTTTAIDMPAGPSEVLVIADETANPIFVAADLLAQAEHGSDSQAVLVTTSEQMAEAVIVELNKQLPVLPRAEIAGQAIANSYAVIVSSLNQAMQFSNLYAPEHLILATESWEQITGDIINAGSVFLGNLTPESVGDYASGTNHTLPTSTYARAYSGVSVDSFVKKITFQHISPQGIGNIGPTVEILAELEGLHAHKNAVTVRLLN; translated from the coding sequence ATGTTAAGAATATATAATTATCAGGATTTAAATACTGATGACCTGCAGCAACTGGTTCAGCGCAATGTTGACCCTGCTAACGAGATCCGCTCGATTGTTGAAACGATTATTGAAACAGTGCGCGAGCATGGCGATAATGCCCTGCTGGATTATGCACACAAGTTTGATAAGGTTAAACTCGACAAGCTTTACTTAGATAAAGCCGAACTAAGCGAACTGGCCAACGCCCTGCAGCCAGAGCAGAAAGAAGCCCTTAAAACGGCCTATAATAACATCTACAAATTTCACCAGGCTCAATTAGGTAAAGAAGACAAAATTGAAACCATGCCCGGTGTAACCTGCTGGCGCGAATTAAGACCGATTGAAAAAGTTGGCTTGTATATTCCCGGTGGCAGCGCGGTTTTACCGAGTACATTTTTAATGCTGGGTATCCCCGCTCGTATTGCAGGCTGCAAAGAGATTGTAGTTTGCTCGCCGCCACAAAAAAGCGGCAAGGTGAATGCCTTTATAGCCTACGTTGCCGAACTGCTGGACATAGACCGCATTTACTTTGCCGGAGGTGCACAAGCTATTGCAGCCATGGCTTACGGTACCGAAAGTATTGCTAAGGTTGATAAGATCTTCGGTCCCGGTAATCAATTTGTAACCAAGGCGAAGACGATTATCCAATCAACAACCACCACGGCCATCGATATGCCGGCCGGTCCATCAGAAGTATTGGTTATTGCTGATGAAACTGCCAACCCCATCTTTGTAGCTGCCGATTTACTGGCACAAGCTGAGCATGGTAGCGATAGCCAGGCCGTACTGGTAACCACATCTGAGCAAATGGCCGAAGCTGTTATTGTAGAGTTAAACAAACAACTCCCTGTATTACCACGCGCTGAAATTGCCGGGCAAGCCATAGCAAACTCTTACGCTGTTATTGTGAGCAGCCTTAACCAAGCCATGCAGTTCAGTAACCTGTATGCGCCAGAGCATTTGATATTGGCAACTGAAAGCTGGGAGCAGATTACCGGTGATATTATCAACGCAGGCTCTGTTTTCTTAGGCAACTTAACGCCGGAGAGTGTGGGCGATTATGCATCGGGCACTAACCATACCTTGCCTACCAGTACCTATGCAAGGGCTTACTCGGGTGTTTCGGTTGATTCTTTTGTGAAGAAGATCACGTTTCAGCATATCAGTCCGCAGGGTATTGGTAATATTGGCCCGACTGTGGAAATACTAGCTGAGTTGGAAGGTTTGCATGCGCATAAGAATGCAGTGACGGTGAGACTTCTGAATTAG
- a CDS encoding 1-(5-phosphoribosyl)-5-[(5-phosphoribosylamino)methylideneamino] imidazole-4-carboxamide isomerase: MYIIPAIDILDKKVVRLREGNYEQVTHYDVTLEEMIERYQSNGTNFIHVIDLNGAKNDFSNQEYLFNVIRKTDMKVQYGGGVRSIDKVRELIDAGIHRVIVGTQAITNPSFLEDLSKAICGQDRCSDQVVVAIDVLDEVIKYSGWMESSPIKLMDYVDKCLALGFFRFLCTDINKDGKLGGAGIELYKKLLDHSPFIKLIASGGVSSMKDIEQLSKIKVESVVVGKAIYENLISIEEIKDWNLQALMSI, from the coding sequence ATGTACATAATCCCTGCCATCGACATACTGGACAAAAAAGTGGTTCGCCTTCGTGAAGGTAACTACGAGCAGGTAACTCATTACGATGTTACACTGGAAGAGATGATCGAAAGGTACCAATCAAACGGCACAAACTTCATCCACGTTATCGACCTGAATGGAGCTAAAAACGACTTCTCGAACCAGGAATATCTGTTCAACGTGATCAGAAAAACGGATATGAAAGTGCAATACGGCGGCGGCGTGCGCAGCATTGATAAAGTGAGAGAGCTTATTGATGCCGGTATTCACCGCGTGATTGTAGGTACACAAGCTATTACCAATCCAAGCTTCCTGGAAGATCTAAGCAAGGCCATTTGTGGCCAAGATCGGTGCTCAGATCAGGTTGTAGTTGCCATCGATGTGCTCGATGAGGTAATCAAATACTCTGGCTGGATGGAAAGTTCACCCATTAAATTAATGGACTACGTAGATAAATGCCTGGCTTTAGGCTTTTTCCGTTTCTTGTGTACCGACATCAACAAAGACGGTAAACTGGGCGGCGCAGGTATCGAACTTTACAAAAAACTGCTGGATCATTCCCCTTTCATTAAACTGATCGCTTCCGGCGGTGTAAGCTCCATGAAAGATATCGAACAGCTCAGCAAAATAAAGGTAGAATCTGTTGTAGTAGGCAAAGCCATCTACGAAAATCTGATCTCTATCGAAGAAATTAAAGACTGGAATTTACAGGCTTTGATGTCAATTTAG